In the Paenibacillus sp. FSL H7-0357 genome, one interval contains:
- the gltB gene encoding glutamate synthase large subunit, producing MRHTELPGKQGLYDPQFEKDACGMGFVAHIKGTPSHDIVSNALTMLFNMEHRGGQGSEPNSGDGAGIMLQIPHRFFAGEAAKLGFELPEQGRYGVGMIFLSHNEEIRARHEALLSDIIAEEGQEVLGYRDVPTFDEMLGKTAKAAKPYVRQVFIGRSAGVKDELAFERKLYVIRKRAELAIRYGGTEEGESFYVPSMSCRKIVYKGMLTTEQVGQFYLDLQNKELESAIALVHSRFSTNTFPSWERAHPYRFMIHNGEINTLRGNVNWMHARQSLFKSEVFGEDLSKIKPVVNPDGSDTAMFDNTFEFLYLSGRSLPHVAMMMVPEPWSNHDSMDEQKKAFYEYHSTLMEPWDGPAAMGFTDGVQIGAILDRNGLRPARYYVTKDDMIILSSEAGVLDIPAENVLYKDRLRPGRMLLVDTKQGRIISDEEVKASIASEQPYRQWLDEHLIGLDELPDAPELPNPKHDNVQQLQQSFGYTFEDLRKVLEPMASTGAEAVGSMGYDAPLAVLSDRPQRLYNYFKQMFAQVTNPPIDAIREELVTSTATTIGPERNLLKPEPESCRQISLESPILSNEDFAKIRHVRRAGFKSMSIPILFPAELGAEGLRIALERMNEAADRVMAKGHNILILSDRGVDRENAAIPALLAVSSLHHHLIRSGTRTKVSILLESGEPREVHHYALLLGYGVSAVNPYLAFESLDDMISQGLLRGISHEKAVKNYIKAATKSVVKILSKMGISTIQSYRGAQIFEAVGLNSEFVDRYFTWTPSRIGGIGLEEVAAEALIHHNRAFTDKDGNDKVLDSGGEYQWRSDGEEHLFNPQTIHLLQHSVRSGDYNMYKKYAALVQGESEKHQTLRSMLQFKSTNQPVPLEEVEPAESIMKRFKTGAMSFGSISKEAHETLAIAMNRIGGKSNTGEGGEDPARFIPDSNGDSRRSAIKQVASGRFGVTSNYLVNADEIQIKMAQGAKPGEGGQLPGRKVYPWVAEVRGSTAGVGLISPPPHHDIYSIEDLAELIYDLKNANPRASINVKLVSEVGVGTIAAGVAKGRADIILISGYDGGTGASPMNSIRHAGLPWELGLAETHQTLMLNNLRDRVVLETDGKMLSGRDLAVAVLLGAEEYGFATAPLVAVGCIMMRVCQMDTCPVGVATQNPDLRKNFTGDPQHVVNFMTFVAQDLREIMAELGFRTIEEMVGRTDCLDAVRASSHWKKKGVDLSSLLHTPAMPEGSTRFRSKRQNHGLEETLDVSKLLELAAPALEFGTVVEASLPITNVNRAVGTILGSELTRKYGAAGLPDDTIRLHFSGSAGQSLGAFMPKGITITVEGDSNDYVGKGLSGGKLIIKPSPKATFAAEDNIIIGNTALYGATGGEAYISGIAGERFAVRNSGANVVVEGVGDHGCEYMTGGRVVVLGETGRNFAAGMSGGIAYVYDPNNNFIKRCNLEMVLLERVEEPDEIAELHSLIARHTELTNSAAGRRILDGWEAALPNFARVIPKDYKRMMEQIRKVEQTGLTGEAALMAAFEANMRELARVGG from the coding sequence ATGAGACACACTGAACTGCCCGGCAAACAGGGCCTTTATGATCCCCAGTTCGAAAAAGATGCATGCGGCATGGGATTTGTTGCCCATATTAAAGGCACACCGTCCCATGATATTGTAAGTAACGCTTTGACTATGCTCTTCAATATGGAGCATCGGGGGGGCCAGGGTAGCGAGCCGAACTCCGGTGACGGAGCCGGCATCATGCTGCAAATTCCGCACCGTTTCTTTGCAGGGGAAGCCGCTAAGCTTGGCTTTGAACTGCCGGAGCAGGGCCGCTATGGCGTGGGTATGATCTTTCTGTCTCATAACGAGGAGATCCGGGCCCGCCACGAGGCGCTCTTGAGCGACATTATTGCAGAAGAAGGCCAAGAGGTGCTTGGCTATCGCGATGTGCCTACCTTTGACGAAATGCTGGGCAAAACTGCCAAGGCAGCGAAGCCTTATGTCCGTCAGGTATTCATCGGCCGTTCCGCAGGCGTCAAGGATGAATTGGCTTTTGAACGCAAGCTGTATGTAATCCGCAAACGCGCAGAACTTGCAATCCGCTATGGCGGTACCGAAGAGGGTGAGTCCTTCTACGTGCCAAGTATGTCCTGTCGTAAGATCGTATATAAAGGCATGCTCACAACTGAGCAGGTAGGCCAGTTCTATCTGGATCTGCAGAACAAAGAGCTGGAATCCGCGATTGCGCTTGTCCACTCCCGGTTCAGCACCAATACGTTCCCGAGCTGGGAGCGTGCCCATCCCTACCGTTTCATGATCCACAATGGTGAGATCAACACCCTGCGGGGGAATGTGAACTGGATGCACGCCCGCCAGTCTCTGTTCAAGAGTGAAGTATTCGGAGAAGACCTCAGCAAGATCAAGCCGGTTGTTAATCCGGACGGTTCCGATACCGCCATGTTCGACAATACGTTCGAGTTCCTGTATCTCAGCGGACGTTCCTTGCCGCATGTGGCCATGATGATGGTACCTGAGCCTTGGAGCAACCATGACAGCATGGATGAGCAGAAGAAGGCATTCTATGAATACCACAGCACCTTGATGGAGCCGTGGGACGGGCCTGCCGCGATGGGCTTCACCGACGGTGTGCAAATCGGAGCCATTCTTGACCGTAACGGCCTGCGTCCTGCCCGTTATTATGTAACCAAAGACGATATGATTATTTTATCCTCTGAAGCAGGAGTTCTTGATATTCCGGCAGAGAATGTACTATATAAAGACCGCCTGAGACCAGGCCGGATGCTGCTCGTGGATACGAAGCAGGGCCGGATTATTTCTGACGAAGAAGTGAAAGCGTCCATTGCTTCCGAGCAGCCTTACCGCCAATGGCTGGATGAGCATCTGATCGGACTTGACGAGCTTCCGGATGCACCTGAGCTGCCGAACCCGAAACATGACAATGTGCAGCAGCTGCAGCAATCCTTCGGCTATACCTTTGAGGATTTGCGCAAGGTGCTGGAGCCTATGGCTTCAACCGGCGCCGAAGCTGTCGGCTCCATGGGCTATGATGCTCCGCTGGCTGTGCTGTCGGATCGTCCGCAGCGTCTTTACAACTACTTTAAACAAATGTTCGCACAGGTAACCAATCCGCCGATTGATGCAATTCGCGAAGAATTGGTAACGTCAACTGCTACGACAATCGGACCGGAACGCAACCTGCTGAAACCAGAACCGGAGAGCTGTCGACAGATCTCCCTGGAATCGCCGATTTTATCGAATGAGGATTTCGCCAAGATCCGCCATGTCCGCCGTGCGGGCTTCAAATCGATGTCCATTCCGATTCTGTTCCCGGCTGAGCTTGGAGCGGAAGGACTGCGTATCGCACTTGAGCGCATGAATGAGGCTGCAGACCGCGTAATGGCCAAAGGACATAATATTCTTATTCTGTCCGACCGCGGTGTGGACCGCGAGAATGCGGCTATCCCGGCGCTGCTGGCTGTATCCAGCCTGCATCACCATCTGATCCGCTCGGGAACACGTACGAAGGTCAGCATTTTGCTGGAGTCCGGCGAACCCCGTGAAGTCCATCATTATGCGCTTCTTCTGGGCTATGGCGTAAGTGCGGTCAATCCGTATCTGGCCTTCGAAAGTCTGGATGACATGATCAGCCAGGGCCTGCTGCGCGGAATTTCGCATGAGAAGGCTGTGAAGAACTACATTAAGGCTGCGACAAAGAGCGTAGTGAAAATACTGTCCAAAATGGGTATCTCTACTATTCAATCGTACCGTGGCGCACAGATCTTTGAAGCTGTCGGACTGAATTCGGAATTCGTCGACCGTTACTTTACCTGGACGCCTTCCCGTATTGGCGGTATCGGCCTTGAAGAAGTGGCGGCAGAAGCGCTGATTCATCATAACCGCGCCTTCACCGACAAAGACGGCAACGATAAAGTGCTTGATTCCGGCGGCGAGTACCAATGGCGCAGCGACGGGGAAGAGCATCTGTTCAACCCGCAGACCATCCATCTGCTTCAGCACTCTGTGCGGAGCGGCGATTACAATATGTACAAGAAATATGCAGCACTTGTTCAGGGTGAAAGCGAGAAACATCAGACGCTGCGCTCCATGCTGCAATTCAAATCGACAAATCAGCCAGTTCCGCTGGAAGAGGTGGAACCGGCAGAATCAATTATGAAACGGTTCAAGACCGGTGCGATGTCCTTTGGTTCGATCAGTAAGGAAGCACATGAGACGCTGGCAATCGCCATGAACCGCATCGGCGGCAAGAGCAACACCGGTGAGGGCGGCGAAGATCCGGCACGCTTTATTCCGGACAGCAACGGTGATTCCCGCCGCAGTGCAATTAAACAGGTGGCATCGGGACGTTTCGGGGTGACTTCGAACTATCTCGTGAATGCGGATGAAATTCAGATCAAAATGGCACAGGGTGCCAAACCTGGTGAAGGCGGACAGCTGCCGGGCCGCAAGGTATATCCATGGGTTGCAGAAGTGCGCGGCTCCACAGCAGGCGTAGGTCTGATCTCACCGCCGCCGCATCATGATATTTATTCCATTGAGGATTTGGCAGAGCTGATCTACGATCTGAAGAATGCCAATCCGCGTGCCAGCATTAACGTGAAGCTCGTGTCTGAGGTAGGCGTTGGAACCATCGCTGCCGGTGTAGCCAAAGGCCGTGCCGATATCATTCTGATCAGCGGTTATGACGGAGGAACCGGCGCATCGCCGATGAACTCTATCCGCCATGCTGGTCTGCCTTGGGAGCTTGGTCTCGCTGAGACCCATCAGACACTGATGCTGAATAACCTCCGCGACCGTGTCGTGCTCGAGACAGACGGCAAAATGCTTAGTGGCCGTGACCTGGCAGTAGCAGTATTGCTGGGTGCTGAAGAATATGGATTCGCTACTGCGCCGCTTGTAGCTGTAGGCTGCATCATGATGCGGGTGTGCCAGATGGATACCTGTCCGGTCGGTGTAGCAACACAGAATCCGGATCTGCGTAAGAACTTTACAGGCGATCCACAGCATGTTGTTAACTTCATGACGTTCGTGGCGCAGGATCTGCGTGAGATTATGGCTGAGCTTGGTTTCCGCACCATTGAAGAAATGGTTGGACGCACCGATTGCCTCGACGCCGTACGCGCTTCGAGTCATTGGAAGAAGAAAGGCGTCGATCTGAGCAGCCTGCTTCATACTCCGGCAATGCCGGAAGGAAGCACACGTTTCCGCAGCAAACGCCAGAACCATGGTCTTGAAGAAACGCTCGACGTTTCGAAGCTGCTGGAGCTGGCCGCACCTGCATTGGAATTCGGTACGGTGGTTGAAGCTTCACTGCCAATCACGAACGTGAACCGTGCGGTAGGAACGATTCTGGGCAGCGAACTGACGCGCAAATATGGTGCGGCAGGTCTGCCAGATGATACGATCCGCCTGCATTTCAGCGGATCTGCCGGACAAAGTCTGGGCGCGTTCATGCCGAAGGGGATTACGATTACAGTCGAAGGCGACTCCAATGACTATGTGGGCAAAGGGCTGTCCGGCGGCAAGCTGATTATTAAGCCATCGCCGAAGGCAACCTTCGCTGCTGAGGACAATATTATTATCGGGAATACGGCGCTTTACGGAGCGACCGGCGGCGAAGCTTACATCAGCGGCATCGCCGGCGAACGGTTTGCCGTCCGCAACTCCGGTGCGAATGTCGTCGTTGAAGGCGTGGGCGACCATGGCTGTGAATATATGACCGGTGGACGCGTAGTTGTGCTCGGTGAAACCGGCCGCAACTTTGCAGCGGGGATGTCAGGCGGTATCGCTTATGTATACGATCCGAACAACAACTTCATCAAACGCTGCAACCTGGAAATGGTGCTTCTGGAGCGGGTCGAAGAACCGGACGAAATCGCTGAACTGCACAGTCTGATTGCCCGTCATACGGAGCTTACTAACAGTGCTGCGGGAAGACGGATTCTGGATGGCTGGGAAGCGGCTCTGCCGAATTTTGCCCGTGTGATTCCAAAGGATTACAAACGGATGATGGAGCAAATTCGCAAAGTTGAGCAAACCGGCTTGACTGGCGAAGCTGCCCTAATGGCAGCCTTTGAAGCCAACATGCGTGAGCTTGCCCGTGTCGGTGGCTAA
- a CDS encoding M23 family metallopeptidase, giving the protein MKSQPDHNRITLLVVREAGRPVRQLQLSRPLALALPAAAALSISSLVTSMHFHASRSIAELESEAAALSLTNLRMEMKVADKDQTLQQLRSQLTELSEEAENIKDKLKSVSELEAQLQSLIDKESSSTTGTDSGKGTGTDSDTEKTSSSNASSGTLSHATASLDTVDGSAPAVATALKGVNFTAAAAASNPSSLSGVSYRIGALSSVLGSKVTPQVGGEYIAVYQEDPLELVRQTKDDFAEIRSMLEEMVNSISTTITQAERANSVQANLQAKKALAEKARLAPAVIWPTHSNVITSSFGYRSDPFKGVSAYHSGIDIAGDIGDPVYAAMAGVVTASDQMGARGKYIIIEHPNGLETWYMHLNGMTVKAGDKVNKGEQIGMLGNTGRSTGPHLHFQVVKQNKAVNPLNYVKP; this is encoded by the coding sequence ATGAAGAGTCAGCCCGATCATAACCGGATTACACTGCTCGTCGTCCGCGAAGCCGGACGTCCGGTCAGACAACTTCAGCTATCGAGGCCGCTTGCCCTGGCCCTCCCGGCCGCAGCCGCCCTGTCTATCTCCAGTCTGGTCACCTCCATGCATTTTCATGCCTCCCGCTCGATTGCGGAGCTGGAATCGGAAGCAGCAGCGCTATCCCTGACTAATCTTCGAATGGAAATGAAGGTCGCCGACAAGGACCAGACACTCCAGCAGCTCCGCAGTCAGCTGACTGAGCTGTCGGAGGAGGCCGAGAACATCAAAGACAAGCTAAAAAGTGTCAGTGAGCTGGAAGCGCAGCTCCAGTCGCTGATTGACAAGGAGAGCAGTTCTACCACTGGAACAGACTCAGGTAAAGGTACAGGCACAGACTCCGATACCGAAAAGACATCCTCCTCCAATGCGTCATCAGGGACGCTCTCTCATGCCACTGCTTCATTGGATACCGTAGACGGATCTGCTCCAGCCGTTGCAACAGCGCTAAAAGGTGTGAATTTCACGGCTGCTGCAGCGGCTTCCAATCCTTCTTCGCTGTCCGGTGTAAGCTACCGGATCGGTGCGCTTTCATCGGTACTAGGCAGTAAGGTAACCCCACAGGTAGGCGGTGAATATATCGCGGTCTATCAGGAGGATCCCTTGGAGCTGGTCCGGCAAACTAAAGACGATTTTGCCGAAATCCGCAGCATGCTTGAAGAGATGGTGAACAGCATCTCCACCACGATTACCCAGGCCGAGAGGGCAAACAGCGTTCAAGCCAACCTTCAGGCCAAAAAAGCGCTCGCCGAAAAAGCCCGCTTGGCACCGGCCGTGATCTGGCCCACCCATTCCAATGTGATCACCTCAAGCTTCGGCTACCGCTCCGACCCTTTCAAGGGCGTTTCCGCCTATCATTCCGGCATTGATATTGCCGGTGATATCGGTGATCCTGTCTATGCAGCAATGGCCGGTGTGGTCACCGCCTCCGATCAGATGGGTGCAAGAGGAAAATACATTATTATCGAGCATCCGAACGGGCTGGAGACCTGGTATATGCATTTGAACGGAATGACCGTCAAAGCCGGTGACAAGGTGAACAAAGGCGAGCAAATCGGAATGCTGGGCAATACGGGGCGCAGTACAGGTCCCCATCTTCATTTTCAGGTGGTAAAACAGAACAAGGCGGTGAATCCGCTCAATTATGTAAAACCCTAA
- a CDS encoding bactofilin family protein, with protein MWNKPKQQASFKSTDSLIGLGGTLEGKVQCDTNLRIEGNFSGEIQCQGTVTVGEQGTVRSSIKAQEIIIAGKVFGDVTADRRLTMTGTGQLHGNILAGTLSIMEGSVLNGSIGMAEQPAPEKAGGLQEDKNKGKAGKRASKAQSKLEAG; from the coding sequence GTGTGGAATAAACCAAAGCAGCAGGCATCCTTTAAGTCTACTGACTCGCTGATCGGTCTTGGAGGTACACTGGAGGGCAAGGTGCAGTGTGATACCAACTTGCGGATTGAAGGCAATTTCAGCGGGGAAATTCAGTGCCAGGGGACAGTGACCGTAGGTGAACAAGGAACGGTCCGTTCCAGCATTAAAGCTCAGGAGATCATTATAGCCGGCAAAGTGTTCGGCGATGTTACCGCCGACCGCCGCCTCACCATGACTGGAACCGGACAACTCCACGGCAACATCCTTGCAGGGACGCTCAGCATTATGGAGGGAAGTGTGCTTAACGGTTCCATAGGCATGGCAGAACAGCCCGCCCCGGAGAAAGCGGGCGGACTGCAGGAGGATAAGAATAAGGGCAAGGCAGGTAAACGTGCCTCCAAGGCGCAGAGCAAGCTGGAAGCCGGCTAA
- a CDS encoding YhgE/Pip domain-containing protein codes for MKSLSVFFKDLGAVLKNPKVLIPMFVVLFVPVLYSGLFLKAFWDPYGKMNELPVAVVNEDKGADYEGSKLTAGNDLIEELKKTDGFEWNFVTRDQAEAGIDDSTYYMAIIVPEDFSANATTLLGTDPQPAKIIYEPNEGFNFLAGQIGGTAVKDIKTKVSAKITEAYTESVFDKITKIASGLGDAGDGATKIADGASKLDDGALKLKDNLVVLTEGTGKLLDGVAPLTKGVSDLNTGAAAIHNGSSTLAGGLQQLSAAHKKLQAGVSQTAAGSKQLSEGLKKTETGAASLQAGTASAVEGTTKLQAGTKSVVDGSAKLEAGLTSSVEGSAKLEAGLKASKDGSAKVSAGAKAVADGLQQLAKSNPQLAASPEVQKLLAASTAVAQGSAQLDQSQQQLVEGASALHSGQEQLVQGAGQLHTGSEQLDAGVSQLHDGAQQLNAGSTQLLEGQKQLVAGATKLETGGTTLAAGMKQFGAKLDEAAAGGAKLADGGKALEAGTSKLLNGAGQLSSGLTSVADGSKKLSAGAGQLKDGLDDLKAGSGELATKLGDAASQTSSVNKTDALVSMFAQPVEIEEVKVNAVPNYGTGFAPYFLSLGLFVGALISTIIIPMRDSEVIGASRFNRFVSRTLTFTMMSVLQALLAAVIVLYGLGLEVQNVPLFYAFIFITSLAFMWMIQAIVTWLDQPGRFVAIVILIFQLTTSAGTFPLELIPNWMKFFNPLLPMTYSVRGFKAVISTGDTGVMWNDAGLLAIYGLVFLALTFTYFMTRSHESEAAMKSEQVLTV; via the coding sequence ATGAAATCTTTATCCGTGTTTTTCAAGGACCTTGGGGCAGTGCTGAAGAATCCTAAAGTGCTGATCCCAATGTTTGTTGTCCTATTCGTTCCGGTGCTGTACAGCGGGTTGTTCCTGAAAGCATTCTGGGATCCCTACGGTAAAATGAATGAACTGCCGGTCGCTGTCGTAAATGAAGATAAAGGTGCCGACTACGAAGGCTCAAAGCTAACTGCCGGGAATGACCTGATAGAAGAACTTAAGAAAACCGACGGGTTCGAATGGAATTTCGTAACCCGTGACCAGGCAGAAGCGGGAATTGACGACAGTACTTATTATATGGCGATCATTGTGCCTGAAGATTTTTCAGCAAATGCAACAACCCTGCTGGGTACTGATCCCCAGCCGGCCAAAATTATTTATGAACCGAACGAAGGCTTCAATTTCCTTGCCGGCCAAATTGGCGGAACTGCGGTAAAGGATATTAAGACAAAAGTATCGGCCAAAATAACAGAAGCTTATACAGAATCCGTATTCGATAAAATTACCAAGATCGCCAGCGGGCTTGGCGACGCCGGAGACGGCGCAACAAAAATTGCCGATGGCGCAAGCAAGCTGGATGACGGCGCGCTGAAGCTGAAGGATAATCTGGTAGTACTGACTGAGGGCACAGGTAAACTGCTCGATGGTGTAGCGCCGCTTACGAAAGGTGTGAGCGATCTGAACACGGGTGCCGCCGCCATACACAACGGCAGCAGCACACTGGCAGGCGGACTCCAGCAATTGTCTGCTGCACACAAGAAACTGCAGGCTGGTGTATCACAGACTGCAGCAGGCAGCAAGCAACTGAGTGAAGGTCTTAAGAAGACGGAAACCGGAGCAGCTTCACTTCAGGCTGGTACAGCATCAGCTGTAGAAGGTACGACTAAGCTTCAAGCTGGCACGAAGTCGGTTGTCGATGGCAGTGCTAAGCTGGAAGCGGGACTTACTTCTTCCGTCGAAGGCAGCGCCAAGCTGGAAGCCGGTCTGAAGGCTTCCAAGGATGGCAGCGCGAAAGTGAGCGCAGGAGCCAAAGCAGTGGCCGATGGCCTGCAGCAGCTGGCCAAATCGAATCCTCAGCTTGCAGCCAGCCCTGAGGTGCAAAAGCTGCTGGCTGCAAGTACGGCAGTCGCTCAAGGCAGCGCGCAGCTGGATCAAAGCCAGCAGCAACTCGTGGAAGGCGCATCAGCGCTCCACAGCGGGCAGGAGCAGCTTGTGCAGGGTGCAGGACAGCTGCATACCGGTTCTGAGCAGCTGGATGCTGGAGTCAGTCAGCTGCATGACGGAGCGCAGCAGCTGAATGCCGGTAGCACGCAGCTGCTGGAAGGACAAAAACAGCTCGTGGCCGGTGCAACGAAGCTGGAAACCGGCGGCACTACACTTGCCGCAGGAATGAAGCAGTTCGGCGCGAAGCTGGATGAAGCTGCAGCTGGCGGTGCGAAGCTGGCCGATGGCGGCAAGGCGCTGGAAGCCGGAACTTCGAAGCTGCTGAACGGAGCCGGACAGCTGAGCAGCGGTCTGACCTCTGTAGCCGATGGCTCGAAGAAGCTAAGCGCTGGAGCAGGCCAGCTGAAGGATGGTCTTGATGATCTGAAGGCCGGTTCAGGAGAACTTGCAACGAAGCTTGGCGATGCCGCATCACAGACCAGTTCGGTGAATAAGACCGACGCGTTGGTATCGATGTTCGCCCAGCCTGTGGAGATTGAAGAAGTTAAAGTGAATGCCGTGCCAAACTACGGCACAGGCTTTGCGCCTTACTTCCTGTCCCTTGGACTGTTTGTAGGTGCACTGATCAGCACGATTATTATTCCAATGCGCGATTCCGAAGTGATCGGTGCCAGCCGGTTCAACCGGTTTGTCAGCCGTACGCTTACATTCACGATGATGAGTGTGCTTCAGGCGCTGCTCGCTGCAGTTATTGTTCTGTACGGATTGGGTCTTGAAGTGCAGAATGTACCGCTCTTCTATGCATTTATCTTCATTACCAGTCTTGCCTTCATGTGGATGATCCAGGCGATTGTAACCTGGCTGGATCAGCCGGGACGTTTTGTGGCTATTGTCATCCTAATCTTCCAATTGACGACAAGTGCAGGTACGTTCCCGCTTGAATTGATTCCGAACTGGATGAAATTCTTCAATCCGCTTCTTCCTATGACCTACAGCGTCAGAGGATTCAAGGCAGTAATTTCCACGGGAGATACGGGTGTAATGTGGAACGATGCAGGACTGCTTGCGATCTACGGCCTTGTATTCCTGGCCCTTACGTTCACCTATTTCATGACCCGCAGTCATGAAAGTGAAGCTGCTATGAAAAGTGAACAAGTTTTGACTGTATAA
- a CDS encoding ABC transporter permease — translation MGEFAALIHNENIKIYSRVRTWIMLFILALMSALFPALFYFTSSGDMSRMGLWESFQTTVSVAFFLNTIFTVVVASDSVAGEFSWGTIKLLLIRPWSRSKILLSKYISMILFSLLSTAILIAFAYGSSLIFSSSAEASNFGNWSPVEYSFLDVLCRYVELFLTAALAFMVSSVFRASGLAIGLSLFIMFTKNLFIVIFSPERYEWAKYLIFTHMDLRGYILSDAGPGGVTLGFSAAVLAVYYLLFLAVSWIVFRKRDVAA, via the coding sequence TTGGGTGAGTTCGCTGCTCTCATACATAATGAGAATATCAAGATTTACAGCCGTGTTCGTACATGGATTATGTTGTTCATTCTGGCTTTAATGAGTGCGCTGTTTCCGGCACTGTTCTATTTTACCAGCAGTGGTGATATGTCCAGGATGGGACTATGGGAGAGCTTTCAGACGACCGTGAGCGTTGCCTTTTTCCTGAATACGATCTTCACGGTTGTAGTTGCATCCGACTCCGTGGCGGGCGAATTTTCCTGGGGAACAATCAAGCTTTTGCTGATTCGCCCGTGGAGCCGCTCCAAAATACTGCTCTCAAAATATATTTCCATGATCCTCTTTAGTCTGCTCAGCACAGCAATATTAATTGCTTTCGCTTATGGTTCGTCATTGATCTTCTCCTCTTCAGCGGAAGCGTCTAACTTCGGAAATTGGAGTCCGGTTGAATACTCCTTCCTCGATGTGCTCTGCCGCTATGTTGAGCTGTTTCTAACCGCTGCGCTTGCCTTTATGGTATCCAGTGTCTTCCGGGCAAGCGGACTGGCGATCGGTCTGTCTTTGTTTATTATGTTTACCAAAAATTTATTTATCGTCATCTTTAGCCCGGAAAGGTATGAGTGGGCTAAGTATCTGATCTTTACCCACATGGATTTGCGGGGATATATATTGAGCGATGCCGGTCCTGGCGGTGTAACCCTTGGGTTCTCTGCCGCCGTGCTGGCTGTATATTATCTGCTGTTTCTGGCGGTTTCCTGGATCGTGTTCCGTAAAAGGGATGTCGCCGCTTAA
- a CDS encoding ABC transporter ATP-binding protein, with product MAEVSKPVASLMGVTKKIGSKTLVSNLTLDIPSGQIFGFLGPNGAGKTTTIRMMVGLISISQGDILICGRSIKDHFEEAVANIGAIVENPEMYKFLTGYQNLRQYARMVPGVDKQRINEVVELVGLGQRIHDKVKTYSLGMRQRLGVAQALLHRPKLLILDEPTNGLDPQGIRELRDYLRRLCQDEGTTVFVSSHLLSEMELMCDSVAIIQNGRLVDVKQLKTVGDAVMPAGETLFEVSDPEAAFSLIGRGVLREGGLAVVASREEVAELNAKLVAGGIKVYSIKALSRSLEDQFLEITGGEGIG from the coding sequence ATGGCAGAAGTGTCGAAGCCTGTAGCCAGCCTAATGGGCGTCACCAAAAAAATAGGTTCCAAAACGCTGGTCAGCAATTTAACGCTGGACATTCCGTCCGGTCAAATTTTTGGGTTTCTTGGACCGAACGGCGCCGGGAAAACGACGACGATTCGCATGATGGTAGGGCTTATTTCGATCAGCCAGGGAGACATTCTGATCTGCGGCCGCAGCATCAAGGATCATTTCGAAGAAGCGGTAGCCAATATCGGTGCCATTGTTGAGAATCCTGAGATGTATAAGTTCTTGACCGGATACCAGAATTTGCGCCAGTATGCGCGCATGGTGCCGGGTGTAGACAAGCAGCGGATCAATGAGGTTGTGGAGCTCGTCGGGCTTGGACAGAGAATTCATGATAAAGTAAAAACCTATTCTCTGGGCATGCGCCAGCGGCTTGGTGTCGCTCAGGCCCTGCTGCATCGGCCGAAGCTGCTGATTCTGGATGAGCCGACAAACGGGCTTGATCCGCAAGGGATCCGTGAGCTTCGCGATTATTTGCGCCGTCTTTGCCAAGATGAGGGAACAACGGTGTTTGTCTCCAGCCATTTGTTGTCCGAAATGGAGCTGATGTGCGACAGTGTCGCAATTATCCAGAATGGCCGGCTTGTAGATGTGAAACAGCTGAAGACAGTGGGAGACGCAGTGATGCCAGCTGGGGAAACACTGTTTGAGGTGAGCGATCCGGAAGCGGCGTTTAGCCTGATTGGCCGTGGAGTATTGAGAGAAGGCGGTCTGGCCGTCGTGGCGAGCCGTGAGGAAGTGGCCGAACTGAATGCGAAGCTAGTGGCAGGCGGCATCAAGGTCTACAGCATCAAGGCGCTGTCCCGCTCACTGGAAGATCAATTCTTGGAAATTACAGGAGGTGAAGGCATTGGGTGA